GACTTCGACCTGGCCGCAAAGGCCCTCGCGAGGGCCGGATTTTCCACGGAACGACTGCAGGTGAAGCTGATCGGACTGTGCCGCGAGTGCGCGGCCAAGGCAGAATGACGCGCCCGGCACCCGGAGCGCGCGAAACCCCGAAAACAAGACCACACGAGGAGAGCGAACGATGAAATCCCTGAAGAACACCCAGACCGAAAAGAACCTCATGGCCGCCTTCGCCGGCGAGTCCCAGGCCCGCAACCGCTACACCTTCTTCTCCAGCAAGGCCAAGAGCGACGGCTTCGTCCAGGTCTCCTCCATCTTCAACGAGACCGCCGACCAGGAGAAGGAGCACGCCAAGCGCCTCTTCAAGTTCATGGAAGGCGGCGAGATCGAGATCACCGGCTCGTTCCCGGCCGGCGTCATCGCCGACACCCACACCAACCTGATCGCCTCGGCCGGCGGCGAGCACCACGAGTACACCGAGATGTACCCGAGCTTCGCGGCCGTGGCCGAGAAGGAAGGCTTCCCCGAGATCGCGGCCGTGTTCCGCAACATCGCCGTGGCCGAGCAGTTCCATGAGCGCCGCTTCCTCGACTTCGCCAAGAACATCAAGGAAGGCCGCGTCTTCAAGCGCGAGGGCAAGACCGCCTGGCGCTGCCGCAACTGCGGCTTCATCCACGAAGGTCCCGAGGCCCCGGGTCTCTGCCCGGCCTGCGCCCATCCGCAGGCCCACTTCGAGATGCTGGGCATCAACTGGTAGTTCCACACGCTGACACCAGCGCCTCCCTCCATGCCCGCGGCCGGTCCGTTCGCCTGACGGACCGGCCGCACTGTTTCGCGCCACCCCCCGCCGCCCCCCCTTGCCTTGCGGCCCGCCCGGCGGTAGCACACGCCATGCCCATCTCGAACGATTCCGCACCGTCCGGCGCCGCGCCCTTTGCCGGCGTGGCCGACGTCCTGGCCCGGCTCGAGGGCCTGGGCCTCTTCCACATGGACCTGACTCTCGCCCGCATGGAGGCCTTCGCGGCCGAGGCCGGTCTTTCGCGGCCGCCCTATGTCTGCGTCCACGTGGTCGGCACCAACGGCAAGGGCTCCACCTGCGCCTTCCTGGAGAGCATCCTGCGCGCCCACGGCCTGCGCACCGGACTCTACGCCTCGCCCCACTTCACGGACGTGCGCGAGCGCGTGAAGATCGACGGCCGCCTGATTCCCGAGGCCGACTTCCTGGCCGCGGCCAACCGCGTGGGGCCGCTCTGCGAAAAGCTCGGCCTGACCTACTTCGAGTTCCTGACGGCCCTGGCGCTGGACGCCTTCGCGCATGCCCGCGTCGACGTGGCGGTGCTCGAGGCGGGGCTCGGCGGCCGCTACGACGCGGTCGCGGCCGTCACGCGCGACCTGCTCTGCTGCACGCCCATCGGCATGGACCACATGAAGGTCCTCGGGCCCACGCTGCGCGACATCGCGCGCGACAAGGCCGGGGCCATGCGGCCGAATCTCCCGGTGCTCTCCGCGCCCCAGGAGCTGGACGCCCTGGAGGAGCTGCTGTCCGAGGCCGCGCGCTGCAGGACGTCGTTCACCTCGATCCCGCCGCTGGGCCTGGACGACGCGGCCCGCACGCCGCTCGGCCTCTCGGGCGCGCACCAGCGCGCCAACGCCGCCCTGGCCCTGGCCGCCTTCCGGGAGATCGCCCCGCGCCTGCGCGTGACGCCTGACGACGCGGCCGTGGCCCGGGGGCTCGCCCGGGCCTTCCTCCCCGGCCGCCTGCAGCGCGTGCCCGCCGAGGCCTCGGGCGCGACCCCCGACGAACCCGAGGTCTGGCTCGACGGCGCGCACAACGCGCCCGGCCTCGCGGCCCTGGGCGCGGCCCTGCAGGAGCTCGGCGTGCGCCCTGCGGCCGTGGTCTTCTCCTGCTTCGCGGACAAGGAGCCGGAAACCCTCGCCCCGCACGTCCTGGCCCTCACGGACGGCCCCCTGGTCGTGCCCGGGCTCGACGTCCCCGGCCGGGCCTCGGACGCCCCGGCCGTGGTCGAGGCCCTCGGCCGTCGCGCCGTGCCCGCCGCCTCCCTGGACGAGGCCCTGGACATGGCCCGCGACGCGGCCCGCAAGGCCGCCCGGGACGGGGCCGCGCCCGGCCCTGTGCTGGTCTGCGGCTCCTTGTATTTGCTGGCCGAGTTCTTTACAAAACATCCTCGGCTGCTGCTGCCCCCGGACGCCCCGCAGGCCGCTCCAGAGGGCGAGTGAACGCATCGCGCGACCAGACCACGACCAGAAGACCAGCAAAGGAGCCCGGCGTGTCCGTCCTCTTCCGCCATCTGCCGTCCATGGACCGTCTCCTGCGCCACCTGGAGGCCGACCCCGAGCTTGCGGGCAGGCCCCGCGCCATGCTGCGCGACCTGGCCGACGGCTTCCTCGGCCTGCTGCGCGAGGAGATACGAAGCGGCGCCCTGACCGCCGAGGACGAGCTGGCGCTCGAGCGCATGCTGCCGCGTCTGACCGCCTTCGTGCGCCTGAAGTCGCGCCCCCATTTCCGCCGCGTGCTGAACGCCACCGGCGTGGTCATCCACACCAACCTCGGCCGCTCCTGCCTGGCCGAGGCGGCCACCGAGGCGGTCATCGACGCCTGCCGCAACTACTCGAACCTGGAGTTCGACCTGGCCACGGGCAAGCGCGGCAGCCGCTACGCCCACGTGGAGGAGATCCTCTGCCGCATCACCGGCGCCGAGGCCGCCCTGGTGGTCAACAACAACGCCTCGGCCGTGCTCATCACCCTGGACACCCTGGCCAAGGACCGCGAGGTCATCGTCTCGCGCGGCCAGCTCGTGGAGATCGGCGGCTCGTTCCGCATCCCGGACGTCATGCGCAAGTCCGGCGCCACCCTCGTGGAGGTGGGCGCCACCAACCGCACCCACCTGCGCGACTACGAGAACGCCGTCACCGAGAACACCGGGATGCTGCTCAAGGTCCACTGCTCCAACTTCCGCATCATCGGCTTCACCAAGGAGGTGCCGCTCGCCGAGCTCGTCACGCTCGGCCGCAGCCGCGGCATCCCGGTGGTCGAGGACCTGGGCAGCGGCAACTTCTTCGACTTCGCGCGCATCCCGGGCCTCGCCCTGTCCGAGCCCACCGTGCCCCAGACCGTGGCCTCGGGCGCGGACGTGGTCACCTTCTCGGGCGACAAGGTGCTGGGCGGCCCGCAGGCGGGCATCATCGTGGGCCGCAAGAAATGGATCGACAAGATCAAGAAGAACCCGCTGAACAGGGCGCTGCGCATCGACAAGATGACCCTGGCGGCGCTCGAGGCCACCTTCCGCCTCTACCTGGACATGGACCGCGCCCGCGAGGAGATCCCCACGCTTTCCATGATCACCGCCTCCGCCGACGAACTGCGCGCCAAGGCCCGCTCCCTGGCCGCGCGCCTGCGGCGCGAGCTCGCGGGCCGCGCCTCGGTCTCCACCCGACCCGGCGCCTCGCGCGTGGGCGGCGGCTCGTTCCCGGAATACGACCTGCCCACCACCCTGGTGGCCGTGGACCCGGCCGCGCCCGTCTCCGTGGAGGCGCTGCGCGCCGCGCTCCTGGCCGTGGACCCGCCGCTCGTGGGCCGCGTGGAGGAGGGGAGCCTGCTGCTCGACCCGAGAACGCTTCGGCGCGACGAATTTCCCTTGGCCGCCTCGGCCCTGATCCAGGGGCTCGACTCGGCCGGTCCCGCAACCGAACGGCACTAGGCCGCACACCGGCCGTACCCGTCTCCAAGGAGTGAAACATGGCCCCCAAGAAGGCCCCTGAACTGGAATCCAAGCCCCGCAGCTGCTGGGACGTCTACTCCACGGCCAGGCACAGGAACGCCATGGACACCCTGGCGGACGACTACCTGGCCTTCCTCACGGCCTGCAAGACCGAGCGCGAGACCGTGCGCTACGCCGCGGCCCTGGCCGCCAGGAACGGCTTCGTCGAGGACCTGACCGGCAAGGCGGGCTTTCGCGTCATGCGCGGCAAGACCATCCTGCTCGCCCGGCGCGGCAAGCGCCCCCTGTCCGAGGGCTTCCGCCTCGTGGGCGCGCACTGCGACACCCCGCGCATAGACCTCAAGCAGCACCCCCTCTTCGAGGAAGTCCAGGTGGGCCTGGCCAAGACCCACTACTACGGCGGCATCCGCAAGCACCAGTGGCTCGCGCGGCCCCTGGCCCTGCACGGCGTCATCGCCCTCAAGAACGGCAAGGTCGTCGAGATCGCCCTGGGCGAGGACCCCAAGGACCCCGTCTTCACCATCGGCGACCTCCTGCCCCACCTCGCCCAGAAGCAGGCCGAGCAGAAGCTCTCCGAGGCCTTCGACGCCGAGAAGCTGTCCATCGTCATGGGCCACGAGCCCGCCCCGGCCGAGAAGAAGGACGAGGAGAACGGCAAGGGCCGCGTCAAGAAGCGCCTGCTCTCGCTCCTGCACCAGCGCTACGGCATCGTGGAGGACGACTTCTACAGCGCCGAGCTGCAGGCCGTGCCCGCCGGGCCCGCACGGTCCGTGGGCCTGGACTCCTCCATCCTCGGCGGCTACGGCCACGACGACCGCATCTGCTGCTACGCCGCCCTTTCGGCCCTCATGGCCGCCAAGACGCCCGAGCACGCCCAGATCGTCATCCTCTGGGACAAGGAGGAGATCGGCTCCGACGGCTCCACCGGCGCCAAGTCCCGCTTCTTCGAATACTGCCTGGAAGACCTCGTGGACGCCTGGCAGCCCAAGGCCAAGGCCCGCAACGTGCTCATGGCGGGCAAGGCGCTCTCCTCGGACGTGCACGCCGCCATCGACCCGGACTACCAGGACGTGCACGAGCGGCTGAACGCCTCGCTCTTCGGCTACGGCCCCACCTTCTGCAAGTTCACCGGCCACCGCGGCAAGTACATGGCCAACGACGCCCACGCCGAATACGTGGCCTGGATGCGCAAGGTCCTGGACGACGCGGGCGTGCCCTGGCAGATGGCCGAGCTCGGCCGCGTGGACCAGGGCGGCGGCGGCACCGTGGCCAAGCATCTGGCCGAGTACGGCATGGACATCATCGACTTCGGCCCGCCCATCCTCTCCATGCACTCGCCCTTCGAGCTGGCCTCCAAGGCCGACCTCTACGCCACCAAGCTGGCCTTCGAGGCCTTCCTGAAGTCCTGAGAGGCGAATGCCTCCGGCGGCCAGGGAGGGGCGCTGCCCCTCCCTGGACCCTCCCCGGCAAGGAGGGGCTGCGCGCCCCTCCCTGCACCCTCCCGCGCGAGGCGCTGCCTCGACCCCCTTCGCACGCGACACGACCGGCGACCGGATAGGCGATGCCTGGGCGTGATCGGCCGCAGCCGCCTGCGCAAAAAAGCGGCAACCGGATTCACGAAATGATTTTTTCGCGCCCGTGCTCTCTGCGCATGGTTTTCATGTTCGTTTCTGATATGCTGTAATCATTAAATTTACTCGATCAGTCTGGAATGGAAATCGTTCAACGCGCAGGGAGGAAAGAGGCATGGCCGACTGCGAGATGATCGCCAAGTGCATCTTTTTCAACGACAAGATGGCCGACAAGCCGGGCACGGCCGAGATGATGAAGCGCACCTACTGCAAGGGGACGTTCGCGAAGTGCGCGCGCTACCTGGTGTGCAAGAAGCTCGGCCGGGAGAAGGTCCCCTCTGACCTGTTCCCGATCCAGATGGATCGCGCCCTGGCGCTCATGAAGTAGCCTCGGAATTTTTTCCTGCGTGGCGGAATCGGCCTCTCCCGTCGTCTCCGACGGGAGAGGCCGATTCCGTCGCAGTCTTCCCGTCCGGCCGTGCGCACGACAGCTCCGTTTACATCCATCCCTCCACGCCCGGACGACCTTTCGTTCGTGCCGCCCCGTCCCGCGCGCGAAGGCGGGTCAAGGGGGTGACCCCCTTGCGGGGGAAGGTCCAGGAAGGGGCGCGCAGCCCCTTCCTGGCGCGGGAGGGTGCAGGGAGGGCGAGGAGCCCTCCCTGCCCGCCGGAGGCATTCATCGGGCCATTCCGTTGCCGGACGTGCAACCGGGCTTGTGGCGCGAGGGGAGGGGAGCTATAAGGCGGGTGCCATGCTGTCCTACCTGCGCATCCGCAACCTGGCCCTGATCGCCG
The window above is part of the Desulfovibrio sp. X2 genome. Proteins encoded here:
- a CDS encoding aminopeptidase, whose translation is MAPKKAPELESKPRSCWDVYSTARHRNAMDTLADDYLAFLTACKTERETVRYAAALAARNGFVEDLTGKAGFRVMRGKTILLARRGKRPLSEGFRLVGAHCDTPRIDLKQHPLFEEVQVGLAKTHYYGGIRKHQWLARPLALHGVIALKNGKVVEIALGEDPKDPVFTIGDLLPHLAQKQAEQKLSEAFDAEKLSIVMGHEPAPAEKKDEENGKGRVKKRLLSLLHQRYGIVEDDFYSAELQAVPAGPARSVGLDSSILGGYGHDDRICCYAALSALMAAKTPEHAQIVILWDKEEIGSDGSTGAKSRFFEYCLEDLVDAWQPKAKARNVLMAGKALSSDVHAAIDPDYQDVHERLNASLFGYGPTFCKFTGHRGKYMANDAHAEYVAWMRKVLDDAGVPWQMAELGRVDQGGGGTVAKHLAEYGMDIIDFGPPILSMHSPFELASKADLYATKLAFEAFLKS
- the selA gene encoding L-seryl-tRNA(Sec) selenium transferase, which translates into the protein MSVLFRHLPSMDRLLRHLEADPELAGRPRAMLRDLADGFLGLLREEIRSGALTAEDELALERMLPRLTAFVRLKSRPHFRRVLNATGVVIHTNLGRSCLAEAATEAVIDACRNYSNLEFDLATGKRGSRYAHVEEILCRITGAEAALVVNNNASAVLITLDTLAKDREVIVSRGQLVEIGGSFRIPDVMRKSGATLVEVGATNRTHLRDYENAVTENTGMLLKVHCSNFRIIGFTKEVPLAELVTLGRSRGIPVVEDLGSGNFFDFARIPGLALSEPTVPQTVASGADVVTFSGDKVLGGPQAGIIVGRKKWIDKIKKNPLNRALRIDKMTLAALEATFRLYLDMDRAREEIPTLSMITASADELRAKARSLAARLRRELAGRASVSTRPGASRVGGGSFPEYDLPTTLVAVDPAAPVSVEALRAALLAVDPPLVGRVEEGSLLLDPRTLRRDEFPLAASALIQGLDSAGPATERH
- a CDS encoding folylpolyglutamate synthase/dihydrofolate synthase family protein: MPISNDSAPSGAAPFAGVADVLARLEGLGLFHMDLTLARMEAFAAEAGLSRPPYVCVHVVGTNGKGSTCAFLESILRAHGLRTGLYASPHFTDVRERVKIDGRLIPEADFLAAANRVGPLCEKLGLTYFEFLTALALDAFAHARVDVAVLEAGLGGRYDAVAAVTRDLLCCTPIGMDHMKVLGPTLRDIARDKAGAMRPNLPVLSAPQELDALEELLSEAARCRTSFTSIPPLGLDDAARTPLGLSGAHQRANAALALAAFREIAPRLRVTPDDAAVARGLARAFLPGRLQRVPAEASGATPDEPEVWLDGAHNAPGLAALGAALQELGVRPAAVVFSCFADKEPETLAPHVLALTDGPLVVPGLDVPGRASDAPAVVEALGRRAVPAASLDEALDMARDAARKAARDGAAPGPVLVCGSLYLLAEFFTKHPRLLLPPDAPQAAPEGE
- the rbr gene encoding rubrerythrin, whose product is MKSLKNTQTEKNLMAAFAGESQARNRYTFFSSKAKSDGFVQVSSIFNETADQEKEHAKRLFKFMEGGEIEITGSFPAGVIADTHTNLIASAGGEHHEYTEMYPSFAAVAEKEGFPEIAAVFRNIAVAEQFHERRFLDFAKNIKEGRVFKREGKTAWRCRNCGFIHEGPEAPGLCPACAHPQAHFEMLGINW